Below is a genomic region from Microbacterium sp. KUDC0406.
GAAGGAGCGACGGTGACCAGATCGAGACAGGACCGTCTGCTCTCCCTGCTGATGCGCGATGGCGGGTGGCTCACGGCCGCGCGGCTCGCGGACGCCCTGGGTGTGACGCCGCGCAGCATCCGCTCCTACGTCACCGCCCTGAACTCCCGCGCCGGCGGCGTCGCCGTGGAGTCCGGCCCGCAGGGCTATCGGATCGGCCCCGCAGCCGGAGCGCTCCCCGCCGGAAACGGTGACGGCGACACGCCGCGAGACCGGCTGCACACCCTGGTGCGCGACCTCCTCACCGCCGACGACGGCATCGACGTGCATGACGCCGCTGCGCGGCTGCACGTGTCGGATGCCACGCTCGAGGCCGACCTCGCTCGGGTGCGCAACCTGATCGCCGACCCGTCGCTGGTCCTCTCCCGTGCCGGCTCGCGGGCGCGTCTGAGCGGTCCCGAGAGCGCACAGCGCCGTCTGCTGAGCGTGCTCGTGCACGACGAGATGGATGCCGGGCCGTTCGACGTGGTCTCGCTGCGCAGGGCCCTCGGCGAGACCGTGCCCCGGGCGGATCGTTTCGACGCCTTCGCCGAGGCGCTGCGCACCGCGCTGGGAGAACACGGCTACTACATCAACGAACTCGGCATCTCGGACGTGCTCGCCCATATCGCGATCGCGGTCGACCGGGTCGCGCACGGACGGCCACTCGAGATCGCCGGAGCGTCGGCCGGTCCGGCCGCCGACGACATCGCCGAACTGCTCGCGACGCTCGTCTGGGAGCAGCTCGGGGTCGCCCTGGGAGCCGGCGACCGCCAGCACCTGGCGATGCTGCTCCTGACCCGGGTGGTCACCCCCGGACCGGCGGCGAGGCCGACCGCCGCGCCCGAGATGGAGGAGACGGTGCGCGACCTCGTCACCGCCGTGGCCGAGGAGTTCCTCGTCGACCTGGTGCACGAGGAGTTCATCCGCCGGCTGGCGCTGCACGTGCAGAATCTGCAGAGCCGCGCCAGGGAGGATGCCTGGTCGCGCAACCCGCTCGCCCGATCGCTGAAGTCCTCGTATCCGATGATCTTCGACATCGCGGTGTCCATCGCCAGCGGACTGCAGCGCCGCCTCGGCTTCACGATCCCGGATGACGAGATCGCGTACATCGCGATCCACGTCGGCGGGCGGCTGGAGCGCAGCAGGCGCCGTGCCAGTCTGCTGACCGCGACGATCGTGTGCCCGGGCTACTACGAGATGCAGGATCTGCTGCGCTCGAGCGTGGCGCAGTCCCTCGGGCAGTCGATCGAGGTCGTCGACCTGCAGACGCGGATCGACCCGGACTGGGCCGCGATCGACTCCGACCTGATCCTGACGACGGTGAGCGCTCCCCCGCTCGGCGACCGCGTCGTGCGCATCCAGCCGTTCCTCACCGAGGCCGACGTGGATCGCGTACAGCTCGCTGCCTCCCGCATCCGGCGCAGCAGAAGACTGGCCGGGCTGCGCGGCGAGCTCGAGCGGTACTTCGACGAAGCGGCGTTCGTCTCGCCGCTCCCGGCGGACACCGAGGAGGAGGTCATCCGGCGACTGGGCGGGCTGCTCGTCGCGCGCGGGGTGATCGATGACGACTACGTCACGAGGGCGATCGAACGGGAGCGGCTGTCATCGACCGCCTTCACCGACGATCTCGCCGTTCCGCACGCCATCGGCATGACCGCGTCGCGGACCATGATCGCGATCGGCGTCGCCGACCCGTCGATCCGGTGGGGCGACGCGCGGGTGCACGTCGTGGCGCTGGTGGCGTTCTCAGAGGATGACCGGGAGGCCTTCCAGACGGTGTTCGAGCAGCTCGTGGAGGTGTTCGGCGAGCGCGAGTCCGTGCAGCGGCTGCTCGCGAGGAAGGCGGACTTCTCCTCCTTCCTCGACGAGCTGGTCGCGGTGATCGACGGCTGAGCGGCGCTCAGTCCCCGATCCGGGCGATCGTGACGATCCGCGGGGCGTCGGCGTCGAGGTCCTCGTCGGCGAGGTCGTCATCGCCCCCGACCGGGCGCTCGAGCTCGATGTCCCACCAGGCATCCGTCACGGCGGCGGCCATCGGCCGCCCCCACTCGATCACCGTGACCGAGTGCGCGATGTCGAGGTCGAGGTCGTCCAGCTCGTCGGCCGAGCCCAGGCGGTAGGCGTCCACGTGCACGAGCGGCGCGCCGCCGACCAGCGAGGGGTGCGTGCGGGCGATCACGAAGGTCGGGCTCTGCACTGGGCCGCGCACGCCGAGGCCCTCGGCCAGGCCCCGTGTGAACGTCGTCTTCCCCGCGCCGAGGGGCCCGGTCAGCACCAGCACGTCACCGGCACGCAGCCGGGTGCCGATGCGGTGCCCGAGCGACTCCATGTCGTCCGACGTCGCGATCTCGCGTCGCCCGACGAATTCCCCGAGCCCGCTCATCGCCATCTCTCCGCACCTCGCCGCGCACTTCGCCGAGACCCCGTCTCCGCGTCGACACCCCGCCTGGCCGACGCCGCTGAGACGGCGTCTCGGCGGTAAGACGGGGTCTCGGCGAACGAGCGGACGGCGGTCATCGCACGCTCCGGCGCGGCACGCGCGGCCCGATGCGGGTGACGATCTCGTAGTTGATCGTGCCAGCGGCATCCGCCCAGTCGGTGGCGGAAGGCTGGCCGAGCGTGGGGTCGCCGAACACGATCACCTCGTCGCCGGGCGCGACCTGCGCATCGCCGACGTCGACGACGAACTGATCCATCGCGATGCGCCCGGCCACGCGGAAGCGCTGCCCGCCGATCTGCACCGGACCTCGGTCGGATGCCTGCCGCGGAATGCCGTCCGCGTAACCGAGAGGTACGAGCACCAGCGTGGTCTCGCGCTCGGTGCGATAGGCGTAGTCGTACGAGACGCCGGTGCCGGCGGGCACTCTGCGCACGGCATCCACTGCGGCGCGCAGCGTCATCGCGGGCCGCAGGCCGAGGTCGGCCGAGCTGCGATCGGCGAACGGCGACAGCCCGTACAGGCCGATGCCGATCCGCACCGCATCCAGACGGGTGTCGGGGCGGTCGATCGCGGCCGCAGTGGCGGCGAGGTGCCGGATCTCGGGGCGGATGCCGAGAGACGCCGCCTGCTCGACCGCCGCGTCGAAGTCCGCGAGCGCCGCGGCGTCGTCGGCGGCGGAGGCGTTCGAGAGATGGCTGAAGATGCCGACGACGCGGATGTGCCCGATCCGCTCCAGACGGGCGGCCTCGGCGAAGGCCCGCTCGCGGTCTGCGGGGGCGAGCCCGTTGCGGCTGAGCCCCGTGTCGAGCTTGAGGTGCACGGCGGTCGTGCCCGGAGCGGATGCCGCGGACTGCAGCTGCGGCATCGACGAGACGCCGATCTCGATGCCGGCATCCGCGGCGTCGTCGAACCGGCGGTCGGCCGGATGCAGCCAGGCCATCAGCGGCGCGTTGATGCCGGCGCGACGCAGTTCGAGCGCCTCCTCGATCGTGGCGACCCCGAGCCGGGACGCACCTCCGGCGAGGGCGGCGGTCGCGGCATCCACCGCGCTGTGGCCGTATCCGTTCGCCTTGACCACGCCGATCACGTCGACGCCGGTCAGCCGCCTCAGGTGCCGGACGTTGTCGGAGATCGCGTCGAGGTCGATCGTGGCCTCGCGGAAAGGCGTGCTCATGCGGTGTGCTCCCCTTCTGCTCCTCGCCGAAGCCCCTCCTGATCGCCGAGACCCCTCCTGGGTGACGTCGCTGCGGCGGGGCCTCGGCGGCAGAAGGGGGTCTCGGCGGAGAAGGAACGGGTCATGCGGCATCCGGTCCTTCTGCGATGACCTGCGCGATCGCAAGGCCGGCGTCGTGGCTCAGGCTCAGATGCAGCGTGCGGATGCCGCGCCGCGATACGACCTCGGATGTCGTGCCGGTGAGCACGAAGTAGGGCTTGCCGGAGGGCTCGGAGGCGATCTCGATCTCGGTCCAGTGCACCCCGTCCGAGCCGCCGAGCGCCTTGATCAGCGCCTCCTTCGCCGCGTATCGCGCGGCGAGCGATCGCAGGGGCAGCTGCTGCTCGGATGTCGTGAACAGACGCTCCAGCAGCCGAGGCGTCCGCGCGACCGAGCGCTCGAACCGCGGGATGTCGACGAGGTCGATTCCGGTCCCGATGATCACCGGATCAGCCTACCGGGGCGGGGTCGATGAGCTCTCTGCGGTGCAGGATCCTCTGCGGGTGGCGGAGGTTTCTGGGGATGGCGGCAGATCCCGCCGCGATTCGTCCGCCGGGTGCAGATCCTGCCGCCAGCTGCACGACACGACGACGCCCACGGTGTCCGCAGATCTCGGGCATCCGCCCTTGCAGGCGGCGGACGAATCTACGGATGGCGGAGATTCCGCCGGTGTGTCCACCGCCGAACGCAGATCGATCCGCCACCTGCAGGTCAGGCCAGGGTCAGAGGGCCCCGAACCGGGCCTCGTATTCCGGCGAAAGTTCTGCGAACCGGTCATCCCATTCCTGCTCGAAGGACTCTCCGGCGAGATGAGCCCTGAGCCGCTCCAGATACGTCTGCCAGCCGGCACCGTAGAAGATCGAGCGGATGCCGGTGTGCACGAGGCGCATCCGGGTGCCGCCCTCGACCTCTTCGAGGGTGACGACGACCTCGGTGGGCTCCTCCTCGATGGCGTGCCAGGTGGTGGTGAATGACCGCGGGGCGTCGCAGGCGGTGATGGTGCCGGTGGCCCAGGAGGGCTCGTCGCCGTTCGCAGCGACGGCCCAGGTGCCGCCGAGACGCAGGTCGCCGGTGTACTCGACCATCCAGCGCGACAGGCGCTCCGGCGTGGTGATGGCCTGCCAGAGGTCGTCGATGCCGGTGGCGTAGACGTCTTCGTAGACCAGCCGGTAACCGGACGGATGCTTCTCGATGACGGGACTGGTGATGCTCATGAGATCTTCCTCTCCCTGTTCTCGGATGCCGCGCGGCGACCCCGCGCGACCTCGGTGTGCAGGGCGTCGAGGCGCTGCGCGAGCGGATCGGTCAGCTGCGCGAGGGCTCGGGATGCGGCATCCACTCCCGCGCGATCCAGCGCGTAGATCCGGCGCGTGCCCTCGGCGCGCACGGTCGCGAAGCCGTTCTCGCGGAGCACCCGCAGGTGCTGCGAGACCGCCGGCTGCGAGATGCCGAACTCGTCACGGGCGATGTCGGTCAGCACGCCGGCCGGCTGCTCGCCCAGGGCGAGCACCGCGAGCAGGCGCCGCCGCACGGCATCCGCCAGGACCTCGAACTCATGCACGGCTTCATTATATAAGTCTATTCTTATATGCGCCAGAAGCTCTTCGCCCGGCGGACCGATCTGCGGATGGCGGAGGATTCCGCGGAGTGTCCGTTGCCGGATGCAGAATCGTCCGCCATCTGCGGTAGTGCCACTCACCCTCCACAACGAGGCTCTCCCAAGATCCATCCACATCGCGGCTTTTCGATGTCCGGCGTCGCTCTGAGATCGACCAGGATCACCAGCATGATCTCGGCCCGCCAGCTCGTCGACCACTTCGGTGGCATCGCCCGCAGCAAGCAGCTCGCTCCATTCGGATTCAGCCGTTACCGGCTGGACCGCGCCGCGCGGACCGGCGAGATCGACCGCATCCGCCCTGGAGTCTTCGCCACCGCGTCTGCCTCACCCTCCGCCCGCTCGGCGGCTGCCCACGGAGGTGCGCTCACGTGTTCTGCGGCGCTGCGGCACCGCGGCGTGTGGGTGCTGACCGATGACACCACACCGCATGTGTGGATGGGACGCGCGGGACGCACGCATCCCCACGACCGGTGCAGTTGCACCGCGCACTTCCGCCCCGGTCGAATGACCTTGGGCGTCGCCGAGGTCGAGCACGCGCTCGTCCACGCCTACGAGTGCCACGGCGACGAGTTCTTCTTCGCCGCGTTCGAATCCGCCTGGAACAAGCGACTCATCGGGGCCGGCGAGCGATCCCGCATCCGCGCTGCGCTCCCGGCATCC
It encodes:
- a CDS encoding BglG family transcription antiterminator, which codes for MPAEGATVTRSRQDRLLSLLMRDGGWLTAARLADALGVTPRSIRSYVTALNSRAGGVAVESGPQGYRIGPAAGALPAGNGDGDTPRDRLHTLVRDLLTADDGIDVHDAAARLHVSDATLEADLARVRNLIADPSLVLSRAGSRARLSGPESAQRRLLSVLVHDEMDAGPFDVVSLRRALGETVPRADRFDAFAEALRTALGEHGYYINELGISDVLAHIAIAVDRVAHGRPLEIAGASAGPAADDIAELLATLVWEQLGVALGAGDRQHLAMLLLTRVVTPGPAARPTAAPEMEETVRDLVTAVAEEFLVDLVHEEFIRRLALHVQNLQSRAREDAWSRNPLARSLKSSYPMIFDIAVSIASGLQRRLGFTIPDDEIAYIAIHVGGRLERSRRRASLLTATIVCPGYYEMQDLLRSSVAQSLGQSIEVVDLQTRIDPDWAAIDSDLILTTVSAPPLGDRVVRIQPFLTEADVDRVQLAASRIRRSRRLAGLRGELERYFDEAAFVSPLPADTEEEVIRRLGGLLVARGVIDDDYVTRAIERERLSSTAFTDDLAVPHAIGMTASRTMIAIGVADPSIRWGDARVHVVALVAFSEDDREAFQTVFEQLVEVFGERESVQRLLARKADFSSFLDELVAVIDG
- the tsaE gene encoding tRNA (adenosine(37)-N6)-threonylcarbamoyltransferase complex ATPase subunit type 1 TsaE produces the protein MSGLGEFVGRREIATSDDMESLGHRIGTRLRAGDVLVLTGPLGAGKTTFTRGLAEGLGVRGPVQSPTFVIARTHPSLVGGAPLVHVDAYRLGSADELDDLDLDIAHSVTVIEWGRPMAAAVTDAWWDIELERPVGGDDDLADEDLDADAPRIVTIARIGD
- the alr gene encoding alanine racemase, yielding MSTPFREATIDLDAISDNVRHLRRLTGVDVIGVVKANGYGHSAVDAATAALAGGASRLGVATIEEALELRRAGINAPLMAWLHPADRRFDDAADAGIEIGVSSMPQLQSAASAPGTTAVHLKLDTGLSRNGLAPADRERAFAEAARLERIGHIRVVGIFSHLSNASAADDAAALADFDAAVEQAASLGIRPEIRHLAATAAAIDRPDTRLDAVRIGIGLYGLSPFADRSSADLGLRPAMTLRAAVDAVRRVPAGTGVSYDYAYRTERETTLVLVPLGYADGIPRQASDRGPVQIGGQRFRVAGRIAMDQFVVDVGDAQVAPGDEVIVFGDPTLGQPSATDWADAAGTINYEIVTRIGPRVPRRSVR
- a CDS encoding holo-ACP synthase — encoded protein: MIIGTGIDLVDIPRFERSVARTPRLLERLFTTSEQQLPLRSLAARYAAKEALIKALGGSDGVHWTEIEIASEPSGKPYFVLTGTTSEVVSRRGIRTLHLSLSHDAGLAIAQVIAEGPDAA
- a CDS encoding SRPBCC domain-containing protein, with the translated sequence MSITSPVIEKHPSGYRLVYEDVYATGIDDLWQAITTPERLSRWMVEYTGDLRLGGTWAVAANGDEPSWATGTITACDAPRSFTTTWHAIEEEPTEVVVTLEEVEGGTRMRLVHTGIRSIFYGAGWQTYLERLRAHLAGESFEQEWDDRFAELSPEYEARFGAL
- a CDS encoding ArsR/SmtB family transcription factor, encoding MHEFEVLADAVRRRLLAVLALGEQPAGVLTDIARDEFGISQPAVSQHLRVLRENGFATVRAEGTRRIYALDRAGVDAASRALAQLTDPLAQRLDALHTEVARGRRAASENRERKIS